The following are encoded together in the Natator depressus isolate rNatDep1 chromosome 10, rNatDep2.hap1, whole genome shotgun sequence genome:
- the LOC141994318 gene encoding mesoderm posterior protein 1-like → MASCPAQLLAQDLQLLPSQALLQEWGRVQPNTEEYSSCSPTPSTDSSSLSPLYPLCPAPQEPRSSCPAALSLVLTPRRRAGLRPAYGSRKGSRGRAGGGQRQSASEREKLRMRNLSKALHTLRRYLPPSVAPAGQSLTKIETLRLTIRYISHLSELLGLSEETLAQRREGPRRRCQVCPEGLGCCQARTPGLQAASPAPWEGSPPAAASWVSPTCCPAAGTPPEPHGALGTDTAAWLSLPYCPAVGTPAEPHGAQTLDAGPMLLPAEFAGAGLSSQNLSSELLSLLEALLPQD, encoded by the exons ATGGCCAGCTGTCCTGCCCAGCTCCTAGCCCAGGATCTCCAGCTGCTCCCGAGccaggccctgctgcaggagtggggcagggtccAGCCCAACACGGAGGAGTACAGCAGCTGCTCCCCAACGCCCTCCACAGACTCCAGCAGCCTCTCACCCCTCTACCCCCTCTGCCCAgctccccaggagccccgcagcagctgccctgcagccctGAGCCTGGTGCTGACGCCAAGACGCAGGGCTGGCCTGCGCCCAGCCTACGGGAGCAGGAAGGGcagccggggcagggcaggcggcgGGCAGAGGCAGAGCGCCAGCGAGCGGGAGAAGCTGCGCATGAGGAACCTGTCCAAGGCTCTCCACACCCTGCGACGCTACCTGCCCCCCTCGGTGGCACCGGCTGGCCAGAGCCTGACCAAGATCGAGACCCTGCGCCTCACCATCCGCTACATCTCCCACCTGTCGGAGCTGCTGGGGCTCAGCGAGGAGACGCTGGCCCAGAGGAGAGAGGGCCCACGCCGGCGCTGCCAGGTGTGCCCCGAGGGGCTGGGTTGCTGCCAGGCCAGGACCCCTGGCCTCCAGGCAGCATCTCCAGCCCCGTGGGAGGGGTCCCCCCCGGCTGCAGCGTCCTGGGTGTCGCCCACCTGCTGCCCTGCCGCGGGGACGCCCCCCGAGCCGCACGGGGCACTCGGCACAGACACAGCCGCTTGGCTTTCGCTCCCTTACTGCCCTGCCGTGGGGACGCCCGCCGAGCCGCACGGGGCGCAAACCCTGGATGCGGGGCCAATGCTGCTGCCAGCTGAGTTTGCAGGCGCGGGCCTGTCCTCCCAG AATCTCTCCAGCgagctcctctccctcctggagGCCCTGCTTCCCCAGGACTGA